From a single Cyanobacteria bacterium FACHB-DQ100 genomic region:
- a CDS encoding aminoglycoside phosphotransferase family protein translates to MARVSTTTGTIRSGDAWFTREVAIAKYLTAVGAPIIPLSSTLEAGPHHHLDLILSFWEFVQILEEPFDPYQAGQALRHCHEALKEFSGELLVLALISEARQLLDRLIAESEFTLADAEMLLEVSDRLEPQLRQLPMQPIHGDPHSGNVLKTTRGILWTDWEDVMIGPIEWDLASLVASPYVFGTDRDKAEMALDGYGRSFDPEALAVCIEARTLVALVWTIILHRQHPDRSRQARIEGRLRWLRSRKTR, encoded by the coding sequence GTGGCAAGAGTTTCGACAACCACTGGCACGATTCGATCTGGGGATGCTTGGTTTACTCGTGAAGTCGCGATCGCAAAATATCTCACCGCCGTCGGTGCGCCGATTATTCCACTGAGTTCGACACTGGAGGCAGGACCACATCATCATTTAGATTTAATTTTAAGCTTCTGGGAGTTCGTACAAATCTTAGAAGAACCCTTTGATCCGTACCAAGCAGGCCAAGCTCTTCGCCACTGCCATGAAGCTCTAAAGGAATTTTCTGGAGAGTTGCTTGTTCTCGCGTTAATTTCGGAAGCGCGGCAGCTCCTCGATCGTTTAATCGCTGAATCAGAGTTTACGCTAGCGGACGCAGAAATGCTACTGGAAGTGAGTGACCGATTAGAACCACAACTGCGACAGCTTCCGATGCAGCCCATCCACGGCGATCCGCATTCTGGCAATGTTCTCAAAACGACACGCGGCATATTGTGGACAGATTGGGAGGATGTGATGATTGGACCAATCGAGTGGGACTTAGCCTCTCTAGTCGCATCCCCCTATGTGTTTGGCACAGATCGAGACAAGGCAGAGATGGCGCTGGATGGCTACGGTCGATCGTTCGATCCTGAAGCATTAGCAGTCTGTATTGAAGCTCGAACATTGGTGGCATTAGTGTGGACGATCATTCTGCATCGCCAGCATCCAGATCGATCGCGGCAAGCCCGGATTGAAGGAAGACTGCGCTGGTTGCGGAGCCGTAAGACCCGATAA